The proteins below are encoded in one region of Saccopteryx leptura isolate mSacLep1 chromosome 1, mSacLep1_pri_phased_curated, whole genome shotgun sequence:
- the ASCL2 gene encoding achaete-scute homolog 2, with the protein MDSGALPGSAPSAPGVSGGCASRRRPASPELLRCSRRRRPCAEETGVGAAAVARRNERERNRVKLVNLGFQALRQHVPHGGASKKLSKVETLRSAVEYIGALQRLLAEHDTVRAALAGGLLAPAARPPVSCEPPGTPADTASPSCASSSPGRGGSSEPGSPRSAYSSEDSGCEAALSPAERELLDFSSWLGGY; encoded by the coding sequence ATGGACAGCGGCGCGCTGCCGGGGTCCGCGCCTTCCGCACCTGGCGTCTCGGGCGGCTGCGCCTCTCGGCGGCGACCCGCGTCCCCAGAGCTATTGCGCTGTAGCCGGCGGCGGCGGCCGTGCGCCGAGGAGACCGGAGTTGGTGCAGCGGCCGTGGCGCGGCGCAACGAGCGCGAGCGCAACCGTGTGAAGTTGGTGAATTTGGGGTTCCAGGCGCTGCGGCAGCACGTGCCGCACGGCGGCGCCAGCAAGAAGCTGAGCAAGGTGGAGACGCTGCGCTCGGCGGTGGAGTATATCGGAGCGCTGCAGCGCCTGCTGGCCGAGCACGACACAGTGCGCGCCGCGCTGGCTGGGGGGCTGCTGGCCCCAGCCGCACGGCCCCCAGTGTCCTGCGAGCCGCCCGGGACCCCCGCGGACACTGCCTCGCCTTCCTGTGCTTCTTCGTCCCCGGGCCGCGGTGGTAGCTCGGAGCCTGGTTCCCCGCGTTCCGCCTACTCGTCCGAGGACAGCGGCTGCGAGGCCGCGCTGAGCCCCGCGGAGCGCGAGCTGCTCGACTTCTCTAGCTGGTTAGGGGGCTACTGA